The Leifsonia poae region CGTTCCGAAGAACGCGCTCGTTCGTCAATATCAGCGCATGTTCGAGCTCGACGGTGTCGAGCTCGACTTCGAGCAGCCGGCACTCGAGGCCATCGCCGATCTGGCGGTGCTCCGCAAGACCGGCGCGCGAGGGCTCCGCGCGATCATGGAAGAAGTGCTCGGCCCGATCATGTTCGAGGTGCCGTCGAGCAGCGAGGTCGCTCGGGTGGTGGTGACCCGCGAGTCGGTGCTCGAGAACGCTGCGCCTACGATCGTGCCGCACCGCGCACCTCGCGAAGAGAAGTCCGCCTAGCCTCGCCCTCTGCGCGAGGCGACACGGGAGTGATCACCGATCACGGTATGAACGAACGCTGCGCCCATCAGCCGATGGCTGGTGCTGCTGCTGCGTTTGCCCGCCTGGGTCGCGGCACGGTTTCGTTCACCCCGATACCGGCCGACGAACCGATGCCGGCCGCCATCGGAAACGTTGCCCAGTTTCTTGGCGCCGATCGCGACCGGCCCGAGACGCTTCAACCAACGTCCCTGGGCGGTACACCTAGCGGCCGGATCAGCATCTCGGGTGCTTTCGTGACCAGGAGCCAGGTCGGCAAGATCACGAGGCACAGCAACGGGAGCACGACGATGCTGCCGGTGGCTGCGACCGCGATGAAGAGCGCGATCCAGCCGTCGCGCGAGACGGCGAGGGTCATGCCGAGGATGCCGGCGCCCACCGCGACGACAGGCGGGATGCCTGGCACCAGCGCCGTGGCGAGCACGCCGACCGCCGCTCCGACGAAGACCGACGGAAAGATTCGTCCACCCCGGAACCCGGAGCCTGCGGAGACCAGGAGCGCCACCAGCTTCACGGCGACGATCAGCAGTACCGCCCCGGCCGAGTAGTCGCCCCGGTGGCTGACGAGTTCGCCCATCTGTTCAAGACCCTTGAACAGCGTGATGCGTCCGCCGAGCGCTCCGAGCAGACCGAGCACCAGGCCGCCGGCGGCGGTGATCAGCAGCGGGTTCCGAAGGGAGTGGAAAGCACGGTGCACGTGGGGGAAGAGGAAGACGCCGGCAAGGCCGACCAGCGCCGCTACGACCCCGATCGCGGCGGCGCTCACCAGGTCGATCCAATGCACCGCTGTGTACGCCGGTAAGGGAAGAGCGAACTGTGGACGGGTCAGCAGCGTGGCGGTGAGGGAGCCGGCGGCCGCAGCGACCAGCGGGAGGAACAGCCTGTCCCAGAGCGCGCCGCCGGTCTTCAGCGCCGCGACGATGCCGGTGAACACGAGGGCGGCGGCGACCGGCGTGCCGAACATCGCGCCGATGGTGCCGGCCGCTGTGACGAGGACGACGAGTTCGGTCGGTACCGACCTCCAGACCCGGGCGACCAGCCAAACGAGGAGACCGGTGTTGATCGCGATGATCGGGTTCTCCGGCCCCAGACTGACGCCGCCGGCCAGGGCGAGCAGGGTGACCAGGGCGAGCGAGGGAAGGACGAGCGGTCGGGGCGGTGCAGCGACGAGCTCGGTCGTCGCGGAATCTTGCCCTCCGTGGCCTGGGACCAGCCAGATCACGAGGCCGACGGCGATGCCCGTGGCGGTAAGCACCGCGATGGTCCACCATCCGGAGTCCGGGTCGATGCCGAGCGCTCGGGGGAGTCGCTCCCAGAGTCCGGACTGCACGAGCGTGGCCGCGCCGTCGAGGGCAGTGAGGGTGAGCGCTGAGACGATCCCGATGATCAGGGAAGGGAGGCTGAGCGCGAGGAGTCGCTTGACCGTCTGAGCGCCCGTGTCAGTCGTGGTGGAACTCATCCGACCCTCCCCGCGTCGGGTTCAGAGTAGTGCGCGACGCGGGGAGAGGCTAGTGGCAATTCAGCCGGAGAGCCCCCGTCGCCTCAGCAGCGGTTCGATCACGGCATCGCGGCCGCGGAAGTCACGATAGGCCTCGAGCGGGTCCTTCGACCCGCCCACGCCGAGGAGACGCTCGCGGAAGCGGTCCCCGTTGGCGCGGTCGAGTCCGCCGTTCTCCCGGAACCAGTCGACCGTGTCGGCGTCGAGCACCTCGCTCCAGATGTACGAGTAGTACCCGGCGTCGTAACCTCCGGAGAAGGTGTGTGCGAAGTAGGTGCTGGCGTAGCGTGTGGGCACGGCCGGGTTGTCGAGACCGGCCGCCGCAAGTGCTTTCGCTTCGAAGTCCGCCACATCTGTGACGGTGTCATCGGCCGTGATGCTGTGCCAGGCCTGATCGAGCAGGGCCGCGGCAAGATACTCACTCGTCTTGAAACCCTCGTTGAAGGCCTCGGATGCATGCAGCCTGTCGACGAGTTCGCGCGGCATCGGCTCGCCGGTCTCATAGTGAACGCCATAGTTCTCCAGGATTTCTGGCCACAGCATCCACATCTCGTTCACCTGGCTCGGAAACTCGACGAAGTCGCGGAAGACGTTGGTGCCGGCGAACTTGGGGTAGGTGACGCGGGCGAAAAGGCCGTGCAGTGCATGCCCGAACTCATGGAACAGGGTGTTCGTCTCGTCGTAGCTCAGCAGGGTCGGCTCGCCGGAGCAGGTTTCGGAACATTGAGATTGTTGACCACGACGGTGGGGGTGTCCAGCAGGGTGGACTGCGAGACGAGGGGGTTCATCCATGCGCCGCCGCGCTTCGAATCCCGGGTGTACAGGTCGAGGATGTAGAGGCCGAGAGGCGTTCCGTCTTCGTTGCGCACCTCGAACACCCGCGCCTCCGGGTGGTAGGCGACGAGGTCGGTGCGTTCGGTGAAGGTGATGCCGTAGAGCTGGTTGGCGGCGAAGAAGACGCCGTCGCGCAGCACCCGCTCCGCTTCGAAGTATGGTCGCATGGTGGCGACGTCCACCTCGTACTTCGCCTGTCGGACCTTCTCTGTGAAGTAGGCCCAATCCCACGCGGCGATCTCGAACTCGCCCGCCGTCTGCTCGTGCAGATCGGCCTGCTTTTGCAGATCGGTCTGCTCCACTTGTGCGTTGCGGGCTGCTGCGGGCGCGAGACGGGTGAGCATCTCGGCGACGGCCCGGGGAGTCTTGGCGGTCTGTCCGGCGGTCACGGCGGCGGCGTGCGTGTCGAATCCCAGCAGCCGGGCCCGCTCCGCGCGGAGCCGGGCGATCTCGATCACCAGCTCGCGGTTGTCGTGTTCGCCTCCATTGATGCCGCGGGCGCGGGAGGCGGTCATGATCCTCTCTCGCACCGATCGATCGTTGATGCCGGCCAGATACGGGTGCCCGGTCGGGAGAACGAGGGAGACGACGTACTTGCCGTCGAGCCCGCGCTCTTTGGCGGCTTCGGCGGTGGCCGAGATCTCGCCGTCGCCGAGCCCGCCGAGCTGGGCGACGTCGTCGAACACGACGGCGAGATCGTTGGTGTCGGCGAGGAGGTTCTTCTCGAAGCGGGTGGTGAGGGTGGAGAGCTGCTTGTTGAGGTCGCGCAGCGCCTGTTTGTCGTCGTCGTCGAGGGCGGCGCCGGCGAGGGTGAACTCCGTGTAGTACCGTTCCACCAGATAGCGGGACTCGTCGTCGAGTTCCTGTTGGTCCAGTGCCTCGTGCACGGTCTTGATCCGCCAATAGAGCTGCGGGTCGAGACGGATGGCGTCTTCGTGCGCGGCGAGCAGCGGGGCGATCTCTTCTTCGAGCGCATTCGTGAAGTCGCTCGAATCCGACGAGCTCTTGTTGTAGAAGACCTCAGCCACTCGGAGGAGCGTCTGCCCGGATCTTTCGAGCGGAAGGAACGTGTTCTCGAAAGTCGGCATGTCGCGCTTCACTGTGATCGCGCGGATCTCGGCCAGCTGCTCCTGGAATCCGCGTTCGAACGCGGGCCGGTAGTGCTCGTCGCGGATTTCGGCGAACAGCGGGAGCTGGTAAGGGAGTGTGCTCGGTTCGAAGAAGGGGTTCACGGTTTCTGCCATCTTCCCAGCCTAGAACCGGCCGTGCACGGGAGGGAACGTTTCGCAAAGAATTGATTGCAAAGAGAACATTGCAAAGAGATCCTTGCAAAGAGCCCTTTGCATTGCTAGCCTTGCCTCATGACGACCGAAGACAAGCCGGAGACGCCGCTCCCGTACAGCGAGGCGCTGAGCCTCGAGGCGCTGCGTGCACTCGCGCATCCGCTGCGCGTGCGCATCATGAACGAGCTCTCGGACTTCGGTTCGATGACCGCGAGCGGGCTCGCCGAACGTCTGGGGGAATCGAGCGGCGCCACGAGCTACCATCTTCGCCAGCTCGCGAAGCACGGCATCATCGTCGAGCTCGAAGGCAAGGGGTCGGCTCGGGAACGCTGGTGGAACATGGCGCCCGGTGGAATCACGATCGGCTCGGTCGAGACGCTGAAGACGCCAGCCGGCCGTGAGGCGACAGAACTGATCTCGCGCGAGTGGCAGCAGAACAATGAGCGCAGGCTGACGGCCTTTCTGCGCTACGGCCTCGACGTCCTCGGCCCGGAATGGTCGGAGGCGTCGACCCTCTCCACCACTCATCTACAGCTGACCATGGAGCAACTCGCTGAGATCGGTCAGGAGTACTACTCGATGGTGACCCAGCTCAAGGCCAAATGGCAGGCGGCCGGCTACGTCGTCTCGTCTGACGACATCGTCGACGAGAACGACGATCGTCGCCGCGTCCAGGTGCAGTTCAACGCATTCCCGCTGGTCGAAGGGGCTGCCTGATGAGCACCACGGAGACGACGGTCGTTCGCCGCACCGCTCTGAGCGGCGGGTTCAACCGACTCTGGGTCGCAGCGATCACCAGCAATCTCGCTGACGGGATCGGCCGAACGGCGGTTCCGCTCATCGCGACGACGCTGACTCGCGATCCCGCTCTGATAGCCGGGCTGACCGCGGTGACGTTCCTGCCGTGGCTGCTCTTCGGAATTCCTTCGGGCATGCTGCTCGATCGCGTGGATCGCCGGGTGGCGATGGCGGCGGCGAACAGTCTTCGGTTCGCCGTGGCTGCCCTCCTTGCGGTGTTCATCACCACGGGCAGCCTCACGATCTGGTTGCTGTACGCCTGCGTGCTGCTCTTCGGGCTCGGAGAGACCATCTTCGACAACGCGACGACAACCGTCGTGCCGAGCCTGGTCACGCGCGATCAGCTCGATCGCGCCAACGGCCGCATGCAGTCGGCCGAGATCGTCGTTCAGAACTTCATCGCAACGCCCATCGCCGGCTTTCTGTTCGCGGCGGCCATCGTGCTTCCCATCTGGCTCACCGGCGCGGGGTTCCTTATCGCGGGGATGCTCGCGCTTACCATCCCGGCGGCCGCCGCACGTGGGTACCGCGCCGGCGAAGCGGCGGACGCAGCGACCCCACGACCGCGATTCCGTTCCGTGGTCACCTTCCTCTGGCAGCACCGCTTTCTGCGGGCGATGATCGTCCTCACGTCGCTCACCGCCTCGGCGCTGGCTTTCGCCCAGGGCAGTGTCGTGCTGCTGCTCATTCAGACGTTCTCCGTTCCGACGGCGCTCATCGGCGTCGTCACCGCCGGCATCGGCGTCGGCGCACTCATCGGTGCGCTCGTCGCCAGTCGGCTGGTCGAGCGGTTCGGACGTGGCCGGATCATGTTCTGGGCGATGTTCGTGAGCGGTATCGGCATCCTCGGTGTCGGTGTGACCGGAAATGTCGTCGTCGCGATCTCGGCCTACGCCGTCGGCGCACTGGGTGTCGCCGTGTGGAATGTGCCCTGGGGCGCGCTGCGTCAGGCGATCGTCCCATCGGACATGCTCGGGCGGGCGATGGGCATCGTGCGCACCATCGGCTGGGGACTCACACCGATCGCGACCGTCCTGGGCGGTTTCGTCGCCCGGATCGACCTGCGGCTCCCGTTCGTGATCGGCGGCGTGATCGTGCTGCTGCTGACCATCGCGGCCATTCGCCTCATCCACTCGGCAGGGTCTCAGACCCCGGGTGCGGAAATCACTTCGGAAGGTACCGGATCATGACTGCTCTGCCTCTCAGCACCCGCACCGGCTGGTTCGACCGTGCTGTTCTGCGCATCGGCCGCGCACTCACCGACTGGGCGACCGAACACTCCGCCCTGCACACCGCTCCGGATTATGCCGAGCAGGTGCGCCGAATCGAACACTCACGGGATGCGGCGGCCGGCGAGGCCCTGCGGCTGACCCGCTAGGACTCCTCGTCGAACTCGTCGGGTTCGTGCTCGATGGGCTGGGTGATGGTGGCGGAATCTTCGTCGGGGTTGTACCGGATGACGGTGCCGTCGTCGAGTTCGATCACCGGCTTTCCCTCCAGCCAGGTGAGGGTCCAGCGCCAGCCCGTGGTCTCGACGTCGGTCGCGATCAGTTCCTCTTCGACGGTGCTCACGGCGATGCCGACGACTTCCGGCAGCGATGCCGGCGCCGCGGAACCGACCGCCCAGCGCGTGCCCAGCTGCATCAGGACTCCGATCTCGGCAGGTCGATCTCGTACGTCACCCAGGAGGTGCGGTTCGCGAGCGAATCGTAGAGCTGCTGTGCCGTCTGGTTGTCGTGCGCTGTGATCCACTGGACGACACCGAGTCCGCGCTCGTCTGCGCGAGCGCGGACGGTATCGACGAGGCGCCGGCCGATGCCTTTGCCTCTGGCGTCTTCGATCACGTAGAGGTCGTCGAGGAAGAGGCCACGGTCGCCCTCGAGCGGCCGGGCGAACTCGCGGATGTGCGCGAGACCGACGAGGCGGTCGCCGTCCACCGCGACGAGTCCGTCTTCTTCGTGGTCGGGCGCAGTCAGCCACGACCAAAGCAGCAGCGCTTTCTGATCGGTCAACGTCGTCTCGTAGAAAGCCGCGTATTCCTCGTAAAGACCGAGCCAGGCGAAGAAATCGCCATCTGCGACCGGTCGAACCTCAATCGACATGGGTGCCTCCGTTCGCCATTCCCCGCAAGGCTGGATGTGGTGCTGGATCGACCTTATCGCGCGCATCCGCGACGGTCGATGCGTCGGGGGGATACCGATGCGCGCTTGGGGGTCACGGTACGAGGTCGTACGTGACCCATTTGGTCTTCTCGGCGACACGATCGTAGACGCGCCGAGCGGTCTCGTTGTCTTTGGCGGTGATCCACCGCACGACGGAGAAACCTTCTTCGCGGGCGCGATCGCGCAGCGCCTCGAGCAGAGCCGTGCCTGTGCCGGCGCCACGGGCATCGGGCGAGACGAAGAGGTCGTCGAGGTAGAGTCCGCGGCTGCCGTTGAGCGGTCGTGAGAACTCCCGCACGTGGGCGAGACCGATTGGCTTGTCGTCGCCGTTCACAGCGAAATAGGCTTCGAGTTCGTGGCCGGCATCGGTGATCCAGCTCCACACCAGAAGGGCCTTCTCGTCGGTGAGGGGTTGGTCGTAGAACTCCCGTAGCCGGCGTACAGATCGAGCCAGCTGAAGAATTCGTTGTCGTTCACCCGTCGGACCGTCGCGGTCATCGTTCCTCCTCGGTCGGGGCCTGGGCAAGCAGGATATCCGTCACCGAGAGCTCCTCGGCGGATTCGAACCGCAGTTCGCCGATTCTGCCGACCGACTTGAGGTCGCGTGCGGCGAGCTCGACGGCGGTCACGACCGCAGGTGGTCCGGCGATGACGGCGTATTCGACCGCGGCCTTCTGCGAGGCTTTCGCGGTGGTCTTCGCACCGCGGATACTGGTGAGGGCTTTGCCGACCAGACCGAGCACATCCGCATGCTCGGACCAGTCGCCGGCGACGGTCGCCGTCTCCGGCCACGCGGCGACGTGCACGGAGCCGGTGTTGAACCACGACCATGCCTCCTCGGTCGCGAACGGCACGACGGGCGCGAACAGGCGAAGCAGGGTGGAGAGTGCCACACGCAGCGCGACGACGGCGGAGGTCTGTTCGGTCGAGGCCTCGCCGTAGGCCCGCTCCTTGACGAGTTCGAGATAGTCGTCGCAGAAGGTCCAGAAGAAGGTCTCGCTCACCTCCAGGGCGCGGGCGTGGTCGTAGCCATCGAGCGCGGCGGTCGCCTCGGCGACCACGGTCGACAGATTGTGCAGCATGCTCCGGTCGAGTGCGTTCGTGACCAGGGCGAGCTCGTCGGTCGGGGGTGCCTCGAAGCCAAGGATGAACTTCGCGGCGTTCAGGATCTTGATCGCCAGGCGGCGACCGATCTTGATCTGTGTCGGGTTCTGCGGGTCGAACGCGGCATCGGTTCCGAGGCGCGAGGATGCGGCCCAGTAGCGCACCGCATCCGAGCCGTGCTTCTCGAGGATGTCGGCGGGAGTGACGACGTTGCCCTTGGACTTGGACATCTTCTTACGGTCGGGGTCGACGATGAAGCCCGACAGCGCTGCGTGCGCCCAGGGGGCGACGCCGTTCTCCAGCTGGGAGCGCAGCATCGTCGAGAACAGCCAGGTGCGGATGATGTCCTGCCCTTGGGGGCGCAGGTCGAACGGGTACACGGCGGCGAACAGGTCATCATCACGATTCCAGCCGCCGGCGAGCTGCGGGGTGAGGGAGGAGGTCATCCAGGTGTCCATCACATCGTGCTCGCCGATGAAGCCGTTCGGCTGGTTGCGTTGCGCCTCCTCAAAGCCGGGCGCCGCATCCGACGAGGGGTCGACGGGCAGGGCGTCTCGGGACGGCAGGATGGGCTTGTCGAACCGCGGGTTGCCGTCGCCGTCGAGCGGATACCAGATGGGGATGGGCACGCCGAAGAAGCGCTGACGCGAGATCAGCCAGTCGCCGGTGAGTCCGCCGACCCAGTTCTCGTATCGCACGCGCATGAAGTCGGGGTGCCAGTCGAGCTCCTGGCCGAGCTGGATGAGGCGGGCACGCAGTTCTTCGTCGCGCGCGCCGTTCTTGACGTACCACTGGCGGGTCGACACGATCTCGAGCGGCTTGTCGCCCTTCTCGAAGAACTTGACGGGGTGCTGGATGGGTTTGGGGTCGCCGATCAGATCGCCCGCGGCCCGGAGCAGCTCCACCACGGCCTGCTTGGCCGAGAAGACCGTCTTGCCGGCGAGCTCGGCGTAGGCCGCCTTGCCCTCGGCGGAGGTGATGGCTTCGGGGGCGTCGCTCACCAGCCGGCCGTCGAAGCCGAGGATCGCCCGGTTGGGCAGATCGAGCTCCCGCCACCAGGTGACGTCGGTGATGTCGCCGAAGGTGCAGATCATCGCGATTCCGCTGCCCTTGTCGGGCTGCGCGAGGTGGTGCGCGAGCACAGGGACCTCGACTCCGAAGACCGGCGTGGTGACCGTCGTGCCGAAGAGCGGTTTGTAGCGCTCGTCATCCGGATGCGCGACCAGCGCGACACAGGCCGGCAGCAGCTCCGGACGGGTCGTCTCGATGAAGATCGGTCCGCTCTCGCCGTGGAAGGCGACGCGGTGGTACGCGCCGGGCTGTTCGCGGTCTTCCAGCTCGGCCTGGGCGACAGCGGTACGGAAGGTGACATCCCACAGGGTGGGCGCCATGGCCTGATACGCCTCGCCGCGCTCGATGTTGTTGAGGAAAGCCAATTGCGAGGTGTGGAGCGACTCGGTGCCGATCGTGCGGTAGGTCTGGCTCCAGTCGACGGAGAGGCCGAGCGAGCGCCACAGCGCCTCGAACTGCTTCTCGTCTTCGACGGTGAGCCGCTCGCACAGTTCGATGAAGTTGCGGCGTGAGATCGGCTTCTGATCGGCCGCCTTGCTGCTCTTGTTGTCTCCGCCTTCGAAGGGCGGGGCGAAGTCGGGGTCGTACGGCAGAGTCGGGTCGCAGCGCACACCGTAGTAGTTCTGCACACGGCGCTCGGTGGGGAGGCCGTTGTCGTCCCAGCCCATCGGGTAGAAGACGTGCTGGCCGCGCATACGGTGGTAGCGGGCGACCACATCGGTGTGCGTGTAGCTGAACACGTGCCCGATGTGCAGGGAGCCGCTTGCGGTGGGGGGCGGCGTGTCGATGGAGAACACACATCGGCGCTCGGCGGTCAGGGCGGCGGCGCGATCGAAGAGATAGGTGCCATCGGCCTGCCAGCTGTCTCCCCACTTGGTCTCCAGCCCCTCGAGGGCGGGCTTGTCGGGCAGGGGGCTGACGGCGCTCATGATTCTCCGAATCGATATGTGCGGCACCGTGTCGATGAAGAGGTGCCTGAGTGTGCGATTCCTCCAGGGTACCCGAGCGCCGGGCCCGCGGCGTCAGGTGGCCGGCACCGCCTGAGCCGGGAGCGGGGCGAGCTCATCGATGATCGGCTTGCGTCGGGCGGCGATCACAGCTGTGGCGAGCGTGATGACGCTCATCAGGCCGAGGACGATGCCCGGGTACCACCAGGCATTGCCCGTCGCGTGGCCGAGCAGGGCGGTGAGGATCGGGACGAACGCGGTGAGCAGCGCGGCGATGCTGTAGGCAACCGAGAGCCCGCTGTAACGGACTTCGCTCGGGAACAGATCAGACATGAGACCGCCGAGTCCCGCCCAGGAGAGTGTGGGGAGGATCCCGCCGATGATCATGCTGGCGACCAGGATGGGGAAGGTGGCGAACTGCAGTAGGAAGTACATCGGAAAGGCGATGATGAGCGTTCCGACGGCACCGATGGCGACCACCCGGGCGGAGCCGATCCGGGTGGCCCAGACCCCGAAGAGGGGGATCGTGACGAGCTGAAGCAGGCCGCCGATGGTGGTCGCGATGAGCAGATCGTTGTAGCTGAATCCGAGCGTCGCGGTTCCGTACTGCACCATGTAGGTGTTCATCAGCGAGTACGACCCGATGCCGAGGATGGCAGCGCCGATGGCGATGAA contains the following coding sequences:
- a CDS encoding GNAT family N-acetyltransferase, producing the protein MSIEVRPVADGDFFAWLGLYEEYAAFYETTLTDQKALLLWSWLTAPDHEEDGLVAVDGDRLVGLAHIREFARPLEGDRGLFLDDLYVIEDARGKGIGRRLVDTVRARADERGLGVVQWITAHDNQTAQQLYDSLANRTSWVTYEIDLPRSES
- a CDS encoding ArsR/SmtB family transcription factor; protein product: MTTEDKPETPLPYSEALSLEALRALAHPLRVRIMNELSDFGSMTASGLAERLGESSGATSYHLRQLAKHGIIVELEGKGSARERWWNMAPGGITIGSVETLKTPAGREATELISREWQQNNERRLTAFLRYGLDVLGPEWSEASTLSTTHLQLTMEQLAEIGQEYYSMVTQLKAKWQAAGYVVSSDDIVDENDDRRRVQVQFNAFPLVEGAA
- the valS gene encoding valine--tRNA ligase, translated to MSAVSPLPDKPALEGLETKWGDSWQADGTYLFDRAAALTAERRCVFSIDTPPPTASGSLHIGHVFSYTHTDVVARYHRMRGQHVFYPMGWDDNGLPTERRVQNYYGVRCDPTLPYDPDFAPPFEGGDNKSSKAADQKPISRRNFIELCERLTVEDEKQFEALWRSLGLSVDWSQTYRTIGTESLHTSQLAFLNNIERGEAYQAMAPTLWDVTFRTAVAQAELEDREQPGAYHRVAFHGESGPIFIETTRPELLPACVALVAHPDDERYKPLFGTTVTTPVFGVEVPVLAHHLAQPDKGSGIAMICTFGDITDVTWWRELDLPNRAILGFDGRLVSDAPEAITSAEGKAAYAELAGKTVFSAKQAVVELLRAAGDLIGDPKPIQHPVKFFEKGDKPLEIVSTRQWYVKNGARDEELRARLIQLGQELDWHPDFMRVRYENWVGGLTGDWLISRQRFFGVPIPIWYPLDGDGNPRFDKPILPSRDALPVDPSSDAAPGFEEAQRNQPNGFIGEHDVMDTWMTSSLTPQLAGGWNRDDDLFAAVYPFDLRPQGQDIIRTWLFSTMLRSQLENGVAPWAHAALSGFIVDPDRKKMSKSKGNVVTPADILEKHGSDAVRYWAASSRLGTDAAFDPQNPTQIKIGRRLAIKILNAAKFILGFEAPPTDELALVTNALDRSMLHNLSTVVAEATAALDGYDHARALEVSETFFWTFCDDYLELVKERAYGEASTEQTSAVVALRVALSTLLRLFAPVVPFATEEAWSWFNTGSVHVAAWPETATVAGDWSEHADVLGLVGKALTSIRGAKTTAKASQKAAVEYAVIAGPPAVVTAVELAARDLKSVGRIGELRFESAEELSVTDILLAQAPTEEER
- a CDS encoding ion channel protein, with translation MSSTTTDTGAQTVKRLLALSLPSLIIGIVSALTLTALDGAATLVQSGLWERLPRALGIDPDSGWWTIAVLTATGIAVGLVIWLVPGHGGQDSATTELVAAPPRPLVLPSLALVTLLALAGGVSLGPENPIIAINTGLLVWLVARVWRSVPTELVVLVTAAGTIGAMFGTPVAAALVFTGIVAALKTGGALWDRLFLPLVAAAAGSLTATLLTRPQFALPLPAYTAVHWIDLVSAAAIGVVAALVGLAGVFLFPHVHRAFHSLRNPLLITAAGGLVLGLLGALGGRITLFKGLEQMGELVSHRGDYSAGAVLLIVAVKLVALLVSAGSGFRGGRIFPSVFVGAAVGVLATALVPGIPPVVAVGAGILGMTLAVSRDGWIALFIAVAATGSIVVLPLLCLVILPTWLLVTKAPEMLIRPLGVPPRDVG
- a CDS encoding GNAT family N-acetyltransferase encodes the protein MPRPRPRRNDDRDGPTGERQRILQLARSVRRLREFYDQPLTDEKALLVWSWITDAGHELEAYFAVNGDDKPIGLAHVREFSRPLNGSRGLYLDDLFVSPDARGAGTGTALLEALRDRAREEGFSVVRWITAKDNETARRVYDRVAEKTKWVTYDLVP
- a CDS encoding MFS transporter, which encodes MSTTETTVVRRTALSGGFNRLWVAAITSNLADGIGRTAVPLIATTLTRDPALIAGLTAVTFLPWLLFGIPSGMLLDRVDRRVAMAAANSLRFAVAALLAVFITTGSLTIWLLYACVLLFGLGETIFDNATTTVVPSLVTRDQLDRANGRMQSAEIVVQNFIATPIAGFLFAAAIVLPIWLTGAGFLIAGMLALTIPAAAARGYRAGEAADAATPRPRFRSVVTFLWQHRFLRAMIVLTSLTASALAFAQGSVVLLLIQTFSVPTALIGVVTAGIGVGALIGALVASRLVERFGRGRIMFWAMFVSGIGILGVGVTGNVVVAISAYAVGALGVAVWNVPWGALRQAIVPSDMLGRAMGIVRTIGWGLTPIATVLGGFVARIDLRLPFVIGGVIVLLLTIAAIRLIHSAGSQTPGAEITSEGTGS